CATACAACAGAGGAGGCATGTCACTCTTTTAAAAAGTGGCTTTATATGAAATCAATGAAACGGTTAATTAAGTTGTTTTCAACTGATTTCTACGCGTGCAGTGAGCGTGCAGCTACTTTTTTATTTGGAGAAAAAACGATCAAACAAAAAAATTACACGTATTTTCCTAATGTCATTCCCTATCACCATTTCTTGCAACATGATAAAAATGACATAGCGGTTTTTAAGGAAAAGTGGGGAATCAAATCTGATGTCGTCATAGGTCATGTTGGACGCTTTATAGAAGCGAAAAACCATCATTTTTTGTTAACACTTTTAGCTGCTATTAAACGTAAAGGCCATTCAGTCAGCTTATTACTCATTGGTGAAGGTCATTTAAAGGAAGACATTGAAAGACAAGCTAAAAATATGGGAATTCAAGATGACGTTATCTTTACTGGGCTCCTTAAAGACATAAGAGCACCCTTGTATACAATGGATTGTTTCGTTTTTCCATCTCGTTTCGAAGGGTTAGGACTCGTATTATTAGAAGCGCAAGCGACAGGATTGCCATGTGTCACCTCAGATGCGATTCAGCCAGAAGCAGATATTAAACTCGGTTTGGTAGAGCGTCTTTCATTAACAGATTCTATTGATACATGGGTGGCGCGCATTCTTGAAGCAAGTACTCATAGAGAGACAGAAGCCACTACCATTAAAACCGCTTTTGAAGCAGCAGGCTATAACTATGAGAATGCCTATACCAAACTTCAAAACACTTACAGATAATGGACAGTGGGAGGGGGATTCAATTGAAAAAAATATTGCTCGCCTCCTTTGATATGGAAGTAGGCGGTGTGGAAAGAAGTTTAATTCATTTATTAAATCATTTTAACTTAGAGGATGGCGCATTAGAGGTTTTTCTGTACCGCCATGCAGGTGATTTCTTGGAGATGCTACCTGATCATATTGCATTACTACCAGAAGTTAAAGAATATACGAGTTTTAGAAAATCAATTAAAACAGTTATGCAAGAAAAGCAATTCATGTTAGCCATTTCAAGATTAAAAGCGAAAATAGTGGCAGAAATTATTGGCAAAAAAAATCATTACTCTGAGCCTGGATATGTTCAAATGCAACGGATGTGGCAATATGCACTTAACCATTTGCCATCAGTGGAAAAGACTTACGATGTGGCGATTAGTTATCTTTGGCCGCACTACTTTGTAGCAGAGAAAGTGACGGCTAAGAAAAAGATTGCGTGGATTCATACGGACTTTTCTACGGTCGAAACAGACGAAGTAGCTGACGAAACTATGTGGAATAAGTTCGATCATATTATGGCGGTGTCTGAAGCTTGTAAAGAGGCCTTTTTAACAAAATACCCTCGTTTAGCTCAGAAAGTCATGGTTTTGGAAAACTTGCAATCTCCAACATTCATAAGACAACAGGCACTGATGGAAGAGCCCGAGCTTATGATGGCAGATCAACGTTTTAAACTAGTGACTGTCGCCCGTCTTTCTCATGCTAAAGGTATTGATATGGCGGTTGATGCCTTGGCACAGCTAAAAGATAAAGGTCATACAGATATCGTTTGGTATATTGTCGGATACGGAGGAGACGAAAGCATGTTGCGAGATAAAATATCACAACATGATTTACACGAACACGTCATACTGTTAGGCAAAAAAACAAACCCTTATCCGTATATGCAGGCGGCGGATGTGTATGTTCAACCTTCGCGTTATGAAGGTAAAGCTGTCACTGTTGTTGAAGCGCAAATATTAGGAAAGCCTGTTCTGATTACGGCATATCCAACATCGGCGAGCCAAGTATCACACGGTAAAGATGGGTGGATTTGTGAACTGTCAGCTGAAGGTATTGCTGAGGGCATTCTTACGTTAAAAGCCGATTCGATATTAAGGGAAGCTTTATCAGCAGCTTGTTTACAATCAGATTATTCAAACGTACAGGAATTAGAAAAACTTTATAAGGTTTTATGAGGGGGAGAGCACGTGCAACCTTTAGTGAGTATCATCGTTCCCGTCTACAAAGTAGAAAGTTACCTTAATCAATGCTTAGATAGTCTATTAAATCAAACCTACTCTAATCTAGAAATCATCGTCGTT
The DNA window shown above is from Salipaludibacillus agaradhaerens and carries:
- a CDS encoding glycosyltransferase family 1 protein produces the protein MKKKILHVTGQMNRAGTETMLMNLYRQVHHEMQFDFISYSQDDGHYDEEIRHLGGNVIKLTRPSSISELSKAIKKHGPYAAVHAHTLFHCGIVNTAAALARVPVRVAHAHTTEEACHSFKKWLYMKSMKRLIKLFSTDFYACSERAATFLFGEKTIKQKNYTYFPNVIPYHHFLQHDKNDIAVFKEKWGIKSDVVIGHVGRFIEAKNHHFLLTLLAAIKRKGHSVSLLLIGEGHLKEDIERQAKNMGIQDDVIFTGLLKDIRAPLYTMDCFVFPSRFEGLGLVLLEAQATGLPCVTSDAIQPEADIKLGLVERLSLTDSIDTWVARILEASTHRETEATTIKTAFEAAGYNYENAYTKLQNTYR
- a CDS encoding glycosyltransferase, producing the protein MKKILLASFDMEVGGVERSLIHLLNHFNLEDGALEVFLYRHAGDFLEMLPDHIALLPEVKEYTSFRKSIKTVMQEKQFMLAISRLKAKIVAEIIGKKNHYSEPGYVQMQRMWQYALNHLPSVEKTYDVAISYLWPHYFVAEKVTAKKKIAWIHTDFSTVETDEVADETMWNKFDHIMAVSEACKEAFLTKYPRLAQKVMVLENLQSPTFIRQQALMEEPELMMADQRFKLVTVARLSHAKGIDMAVDALAQLKDKGHTDIVWYIVGYGGDESMLRDKISQHDLHEHVILLGKKTNPYPYMQAADVYVQPSRYEGKAVTVVEAQILGKPVLITAYPTSASQVSHGKDGWICELSAEGIAEGILTLKADSILREALSAACLQSDYSNVQELEKLYKVL